A stretch of the Mesorhizobium sp. Pch-S genome encodes the following:
- a CDS encoding GNAT family N-acetyltransferase encodes MMTTLETARLRLRPSVTGDRDDLFALEQDAEVMRFLNGGEPTPPDGVDPEADFLMPRGGEAGIWVAEEKASSVFVGWFSLYDHGDGQAELGYRLRRSAWGQGYGSEAARALVDAGFSQFGFVRIVANTMAVNQGSRRVMENAGLVHVRTVHADWANPLPGSEAAKSNMRSRARPGTARVEITRPARYDNRQGSSLK; translated from the coding sequence ATGATGACGACACTCGAAACGGCGCGGCTGCGGCTGCGCCCGTCCGTGACCGGCGACAGGGACGATCTGTTCGCGCTCGAGCAGGACGCGGAAGTGATGCGCTTCCTGAATGGCGGCGAGCCGACGCCGCCGGACGGCGTTGATCCCGAAGCTGATTTCCTGATGCCGCGCGGCGGTGAAGCCGGAATCTGGGTGGCTGAGGAGAAGGCCTCCAGTGTCTTCGTCGGCTGGTTTTCGCTCTACGATCATGGTGATGGCCAAGCCGAACTCGGCTATCGCTTGCGGCGCTCAGCCTGGGGGCAAGGCTATGGTTCCGAGGCTGCCAGAGCACTCGTCGATGCCGGTTTCTCGCAGTTTGGTTTTGTCCGCATCGTGGCCAACACCATGGCCGTGAACCAGGGCTCGCGCCGGGTGATGGAGAATGCCGGGCTCGTTCACGTCCGCACGGTCCATGCCGACTGGGCGAACCCGCTGCCCGGTTCCGAAGCGGCGAAGTCGAATATGCGATCACGCGCGAGACCTGGAACCGCGCGCGTGGAAATCACCCGACCGGCGCGGTATGACAATCGTCAGGGTTCGTCACTGAAATAA
- the yghU gene encoding glutathione-dependent disulfide-bond oxidoreductase, whose product MSEQSPYTPPKVWTWDKANGGAFASTNRPIAGATHDKELPIGKHPLQLYSLGTPNGVKVTIMLEELLAAGFKGAEYDAWLIKIDGEQFGSGFVDVNPNSKIPALVDRSGEEPIRVFESGSILVYLAEKFGAFLPSEQPARAEALSWLFWQMGSAPFVGGGFGHFYAYAPEKIEYAINRYAMETKRQLDVLDRRLAENEYVAGSEYTIADMAIWPWYGGMVKGWNYGAGEFLSVHEYKNLLRWADQLHARPAVRRGRMVNRVSGDPAGQLRERHDASDFETSTQDKVAAA is encoded by the coding sequence ATGTCAGAACAATCCCCATACACACCACCGAAGGTCTGGACCTGGGACAAGGCCAATGGCGGTGCCTTTGCCAGCACGAACCGCCCGATTGCCGGAGCGACCCACGACAAGGAGCTGCCCATCGGCAAGCATCCGCTGCAACTCTATTCGCTGGGAACGCCCAACGGCGTGAAGGTGACCATCATGCTGGAGGAATTGCTGGCTGCCGGCTTCAAGGGCGCTGAATACGATGCATGGCTGATCAAGATCGATGGCGAACAGTTCGGCTCCGGCTTCGTTGACGTCAATCCGAATTCGAAGATCCCTGCACTCGTGGACCGGAGCGGCGAGGAGCCGATCCGGGTGTTCGAATCCGGTTCCATCCTCGTCTATCTGGCCGAGAAGTTCGGAGCCTTTCTGCCGAGCGAACAGCCGGCGCGGGCGGAGGCGCTGTCCTGGCTGTTCTGGCAGATGGGGTCGGCACCCTTTGTCGGCGGCGGCTTCGGTCATTTCTATGCCTACGCGCCGGAAAAGATCGAATATGCGATCAACCGCTACGCCATGGAAACCAAGCGGCAGCTCGATGTGCTCGACCGTCGGCTGGCCGAGAACGAATATGTTGCAGGCAGCGAATACACCATCGCCGATATGGCGATCTGGCCCTGGTATGGCGGCATGGTGAAAGGCTGGAACTATGGTGCCGGCGAATTCCTCTCCGTACACGAATACAAGAACCTTCTGCGTTGGGCCGACCAGCTCCACGCGCGGCCGGCGGTCAGGCGTGGGCGCATGGTCAACCGTGTTTCCGGTGACCCGGCTGGCCAGCTGCGCGAACGCCATGATGCCAGCGATTTCGAGACCAGCACGCAGGACAAGGTGGCAGCGGCGTAG
- a CDS encoding TetR/AcrR family transcriptional regulator, which translates to MELKSEKARRKPRADSIRNRQLLLETATQIFSAGGPQASLEAVARQAGVGIGTLYRHFPTREALFEAVYRHEVDQLTELAERLAADTEPVEALRRWLHANVRLVATKKGMIEGLQLVAHGSSELKAYSFERLTAAIAMLLERGVAAGELRSDISPGDLLRTLVGIFYSQGTGEWQPTALRLVDVFVDGLRRR; encoded by the coding sequence ATGGAACTGAAGAGCGAAAAGGCAAGGCGAAAACCGCGTGCGGACTCAATCCGCAATCGCCAGCTGTTGCTTGAGACTGCGACGCAGATCTTCAGCGCCGGCGGGCCACAAGCCAGCCTGGAAGCGGTGGCAAGGCAGGCTGGTGTCGGCATCGGCACGCTCTATCGGCATTTTCCGACGCGTGAAGCCCTGTTCGAGGCGGTCTATCGCCACGAAGTCGACCAGTTGACCGAGCTTGCCGAACGACTGGCCGCGGACACCGAGCCGGTCGAGGCGCTGCGCAGGTGGCTGCATGCCAATGTCCGTCTTGTCGCCACCAAGAAAGGCATGATCGAGGGGCTGCAGCTCGTGGCGCACGGCTCATCGGAGCTGAAGGCCTACTCCTTCGAGCGGTTGACGGCAGCTATCGCAATGCTGCTCGAACGCGGTGTCGCCGCCGGCGAACTGCGTTCGGACATTTCGCCGGGAGACCTGCTGCGGACCTTGGTCGGCATCTTCTATTCGCAAGGGACAGGGGAATGGCAGCCGACCGCGCTGCGTCTCGTCGATGTTTTCGTGGACGGCTTGCGCAGGCGCTGA
- a CDS encoding FadR/GntR family transcriptional regulator, with protein MTAVQTHIRDNGLQVGDELPSEGAFCELTGTSRTIVREAYRSLAALTLIDVGNGRRARVAAPRADVLAMITDHAVHTNQATIQQIFDVRRTVERRTVALAALRRTDKEAAEILKLAEAMQRDFHEPQKVMEHDIAFHEAIGTASRNPMFSMIVGSFHVVTRHTWPIGWASRGSNETRQESVDTHLAIAQAIANGDPAKGEAAMVEHFDLTVKALLAAGVY; from the coding sequence ATGACGGCGGTTCAGACCCACATCCGCGATAACGGTCTTCAGGTCGGCGACGAGTTGCCGAGCGAGGGGGCTTTCTGCGAGTTGACGGGCACCTCACGCACCATCGTCCGCGAGGCCTATCGCTCGCTGGCGGCGCTGACATTGATCGATGTCGGCAATGGCCGGCGCGCCCGGGTCGCGGCGCCGAGGGCGGATGTGCTGGCCATGATCACAGACCATGCCGTCCACACCAATCAGGCCACCATCCAGCAGATATTCGATGTCCGGCGCACCGTCGAACGGCGCACGGTCGCGCTCGCAGCCCTGAGGCGTACGGACAAGGAGGCGGCCGAAATCCTGAAACTCGCCGAGGCCATGCAGCGGGATTTTCATGAGCCGCAAAAGGTCATGGAACACGACATCGCCTTTCACGAAGCGATCGGTACTGCGTCGAGGAATCCGATGTTTTCGATGATCGTCGGGTCTTTCCATGTCGTCACGCGTCACACCTGGCCGATCGGATGGGCAAGCCGCGGCAGCAATGAGACACGGCAGGAAAGCGTCGACACGCATCTGGCGATCGCCCAGGCCATCGCCAATGGCGATCCTGCCAAAGGAGAGGCCGCCATGGTCGAGCATTTCGACCTGACGGTGAAGGCGTTGCTCGCTGCTGGAGTGTATTGA
- a CDS encoding YbhB/YbcL family Raf kinase inhibitor-like protein, which translates to MRAALVFGLLLTTISPAAANMGLGFGWGPTKQCFDPNSPPITIADVPQRTATLRFKLTDLDAADFNHGGGDVNFQGQETLPYGAFTYKGPCPPDPSQPHHYRLSLQALDASGALLGTARAERNFP; encoded by the coding sequence ATGCGTGCTGCGCTGGTGTTCGGATTGCTTTTGACGACGATCTCGCCGGCAGCCGCCAATATGGGACTAGGGTTTGGCTGGGGGCCGACGAAGCAATGCTTCGATCCCAACTCGCCGCCCATCACCATCGCCGACGTCCCGCAGAGGACCGCGACGCTACGCTTCAAGCTCACCGATCTCGATGCCGCCGATTTCAATCATGGCGGCGGCGACGTCAACTTCCAGGGCCAGGAAACACTACCCTACGGCGCCTTCACCTACAAAGGCCCCTGCCCGCCGGATCCTTCGCAACCGCACCACTATCGGCTCTCCCTGCAGGCGCTCGATGCCAGCGGCGCGCTGCTGGGGACCGCCAGGGCCGAGAGGAACTTTCCCTAA
- a CDS encoding DUF1127 domain-containing protein, translating into MNVVSTQGALLVRRALRSQNGRVGIWADTATAIGTSLAERLRHWRGIRRTRKRLSELDDRMLADLGFHRDQIGLVARRGHLPEWDEM; encoded by the coding sequence ATGAACGTTGTGAGCACACAGGGGGCGCTTCTCGTCCGCCGGGCCCTTCGATCTCAGAACGGGCGGGTGGGTATCTGGGCAGATACGGCGACAGCCATTGGCACCAGCCTTGCAGAGCGCTTACGCCACTGGCGCGGGATACGCCGTACGCGCAAACGTCTCTCCGAACTTGATGACAGGATGCTGGCTGACCTTGGCTTCCACCGCGATCAGATCGGGCTGGTGGCGCGCCGGGGACATCTACCGGAATGGGATGAGATGTGA
- a CDS encoding xanthine dehydrogenase family protein subunit M, translated as MNRFDYIRPDSVPEAIAAAAVPGSTYLAAGTNLLDLMKVGIMRPERIIDITRLPGLNRIEWLPDGSVRIGAMVRNSDLAYDARFARTFPAVAEALLSGASAQLRNAATVGGNLMQRTRCAYFHDLNSACNRRDAGSGCDARDGENRLHAVLGWSEHCIATHPSDFCVPLVALDAVVEVEGPHGGREIPMDLLHVLPGATPERATALAPDELIVALRLPAEAAGFSANARYLKLRERTSYAFAVVSAAAALEFDGGKIRKARIALGGVAAKPWRAREAEAALAGTPASTEAFTKAAELALADAAPSGDNAFKIELARRIVARALSLALDGTPEVIPALPASPFSTTAGATHVA; from the coding sequence ATGAACCGCTTCGACTATATACGTCCGGACAGCGTGCCAGAGGCAATCGCGGCCGCTGCCGTTCCCGGATCGACTTATCTCGCCGCCGGCACCAATCTGCTCGACCTGATGAAGGTCGGCATCATGCGGCCGGAGCGCATCATCGACATCACGCGGCTGCCGGGTCTCAATCGTATCGAGTGGCTGCCCGACGGCAGTGTGCGGATCGGTGCCATGGTCCGCAATTCCGATCTTGCCTATGATGCACGCTTTGCACGAACCTTTCCGGCCGTAGCGGAAGCACTGCTTTCAGGCGCTTCGGCCCAGTTGCGCAATGCCGCGACCGTTGGCGGCAATCTGATGCAGCGCACCCGCTGCGCGTATTTCCATGACCTGAACAGCGCCTGCAATCGGCGCGACGCCGGCTCGGGTTGCGATGCCCGCGACGGCGAGAACCGCCTGCACGCGGTGCTCGGCTGGAGCGAGCATTGCATCGCCACCCACCCCTCCGATTTCTGCGTGCCGCTGGTGGCGCTGGATGCCGTGGTTGAAGTCGAAGGCCCGCACGGTGGCCGCGAAATTCCAATGGACTTGCTGCATGTCCTGCCGGGCGCGACGCCCGAACGGGCAACCGCGCTTGCACCGGATGAACTCATCGTCGCTCTCAGACTGCCGGCGGAAGCGGCAGGCTTTTCCGCCAACGCCCGCTATCTGAAACTGCGCGAACGCACCTCCTACGCTTTCGCCGTGGTTTCGGCCGCGGCGGCGCTGGAGTTCGACGGTGGCAAGATCCGCAAGGCGCGCATCGCGCTTGGTGGCGTCGCGGCCAAGCCATGGCGGGCACGGGAAGCGGAAGCGGCCCTGGCAGGCACACCGGCGTCGACCGAAGCCTTCACGAAGGCTGCCGAGCTGGCGCTGGCCGATGCGGCTCCCTCCGGTGACAACGCCTTCAAGATCGAACTGGCGCGCCGCATCGTTGCCCGCGCCCTGAGCCTTGCCCTGGATGGCACGCCCGAGGTCATACCGGCGCTGCCGGCCTCGCCGTTCTCCACAACAGCTGGAGCTACCCATGTCGCTTGA
- a CDS encoding helix-turn-helix transcriptional regulator, which produces MTRQMIHPDNSIHPDLSLTEQQDYPAAIVGYDGTIQKGTHYDRHRHRRAQLFHIVSGAVTVETERGTFVAPPERAVWIPCDVDHTVTYLQDTRQRFLFFRPEAVSHLPGTPAVIRLSPLLRELILGFLGYARDAATEGPAARIGAVILDQLATERAAPLHLPMPVSLRLRNAVSAVAANPSSKESLADIAAMAALSERSFERHFRVETGMSFRAWRQQARLMKAVEWLSLGVPVGDIAERLGYEQPSAFIAGFRKAFGVTPGRYFSDEP; this is translated from the coding sequence GTGACCCGCCAGATGATCCACCCGGACAACAGCATCCATCCCGATCTCAGCCTGACGGAGCAGCAGGACTATCCGGCGGCGATTGTCGGCTATGACGGCACGATCCAGAAAGGCACGCATTACGACCGGCATCGTCATCGCCGGGCGCAACTCTTCCACATCGTCTCCGGCGCGGTCACGGTCGAAACCGAACGCGGCACGTTCGTCGCGCCGCCTGAACGCGCAGTATGGATCCCATGCGATGTCGACCACACGGTGACCTATCTGCAGGACACAAGGCAGCGCTTCCTGTTCTTCCGTCCGGAAGCCGTATCGCACCTGCCGGGCACGCCGGCGGTGATCCGGCTTTCGCCGCTGCTGCGCGAACTGATCCTCGGTTTTCTTGGTTATGCACGGGATGCTGCAACCGAAGGGCCCGCCGCACGCATCGGTGCCGTCATCCTCGACCAATTGGCGACCGAGCGGGCCGCGCCGCTGCACCTGCCGATGCCTGTATCCCTTCGGCTACGCAACGCAGTCAGCGCCGTTGCCGCCAACCCGTCGTCAAAGGAAAGCCTCGCCGACATCGCTGCGATGGCTGCCCTGTCCGAGCGGTCTTTCGAGCGCCATTTCCGCGTCGAAACCGGCATGAGTTTCCGCGCCTGGCGCCAGCAGGCCCGTCTGATGAAGGCAGTGGAATGGTTGTCGCTTGGAGTCCCTGTCGGCGATATCGCGGAGCGGCTGGGCTACGAGCAGCCCAGCGCCTTCATCGCCGGTTTCCGCAAGGCCTTCGGCGTTACGCCCGGACGTTATTTCAGTGACGAACCCTGA
- a CDS encoding (2Fe-2S)-binding protein gives MSLSISLTINGQAHTVVLDDMRVTLLDLLRERLDLPGTKKGCDRGQCGACTVLVDGRRINSCLALAASLDGAEVTTIEGLADGETLHPVQAAFIAHDGFQCGYCTPGQIMSAVGLIKEGHAQGDPERIRELMSGNICRCGAYQGITEAILEAQKATTEGNRRDAA, from the coding sequence ATGTCACTCTCCATCAGCCTCACCATCAATGGTCAAGCACACACGGTCGTGCTCGACGATATGCGTGTGACGCTGCTCGACCTTTTGCGTGAAAGGCTCGATCTGCCCGGCACCAAGAAAGGTTGCGACCGCGGCCAGTGTGGCGCCTGCACCGTGCTCGTCGACGGACGGCGCATCAACTCGTGCCTCGCATTGGCTGCAAGCCTCGACGGAGCCGAGGTCACCACCATCGAAGGGCTCGCCGATGGCGAAACGCTGCACCCGGTCCAGGCCGCCTTCATCGCGCATGACGGCTTCCAGTGCGGCTATTGCACGCCCGGCCAGATCATGAGTGCGGTCGGACTCATCAAGGAAGGGCATGCACAGGGTGACCCCGAGCGTATCCGCGAACTGATGAGCGGCAATATCTGCCGCTGCGGCGCATACCAGGGCATCACCGAAGCAATTCTGGAAGCCCAGAAAGCGACGACCGAGGGTAACCGGAGGGACGCGGCATGA
- a CDS encoding xanthine dehydrogenase family protein molybdopterin-binding subunit: protein MSLENVPTQSRRHGSNAGQPLTRRDGVLKVTGRATYAADNHPEGMLYAVVAVSRIARGCVTALDVAAAKTHPGVVEVLTPANRPPLAHNPDEKMPPFGFRVEVLQNDEVRYVGQPIALVIAETLEAATEGAALLDPRYEAAEARTDLSNGERFNVAAVGIGTPARTAHGDIAAGMAAATHITEADYVTPAQYHNAMEPHAVVAEWDGDRVTIDMPNQAMALSCAAYAAYFGIPAENVLIRSPFLGGGFGSKAILNGPQILAILAARMLRRPVKLVLTRAQMYGPVGHRGHTWQKLRIGTDSEGRLTALHHHAVAATSSFDEFLEPSANASLPLYESPAILVEHEGLRLDTGTPGPMRAPGEASGSAALEVAMDEAAVACGMDPLDFRLANYAETEPGTGRPFSSKALRECYFEGAKRFGWAGRPIAPRQMRDENGFLVGWGMGTAVFHCPHFPAEARATLRADGTALVETSGADMGQGAWTALVQIAAEALGLDPEQVEFHSGVSSLPDGGIAGGSGHTASAGLALNNAGEDAIARLAAVATADPASPLFGAGNIGVVAQSGRLHRLDDEGRSESYVEILARAGQSEVIGTAKAARDQESAARHAMFSHGAVFAEVKIDPDLGQIRATRLVGAFAAGRVINPRLVRSQYFGGMIWGTSFALHEEAITDRRTGRIMNADLAEYHVPVNADVPSLDAILIPEDDPYVNPLGIKGVGEIGITGTVGAIANAVWHATGVRVRRFPIRIEDLIDRP from the coding sequence ATGTCGCTTGAGAACGTTCCCACACAGTCCCGCCGCCACGGGTCGAATGCCGGCCAGCCACTGACGCGCCGTGATGGCGTGCTCAAGGTCACCGGCCGCGCAACCTACGCCGCCGACAACCATCCAGAGGGCATGCTCTACGCTGTCGTCGCCGTCAGTCGTATCGCACGCGGGTGTGTCACGGCGCTCGACGTCGCTGCGGCCAAGACGCATCCCGGCGTCGTCGAAGTCCTGACCCCAGCCAATCGACCGCCGCTGGCGCATAATCCGGACGAGAAGATGCCGCCCTTCGGCTTCCGCGTCGAGGTGCTGCAAAACGACGAGGTGCGCTATGTCGGCCAGCCGATCGCACTGGTGATTGCCGAAACGCTTGAGGCGGCAACGGAAGGGGCTGCCTTGCTCGATCCGCGATACGAAGCGGCCGAGGCCCGCACGGACTTGTCCAATGGCGAGCGTTTCAATGTCGCTGCCGTGGGCATCGGCACGCCGGCGCGGACGGCCCATGGCGACATTGCGGCGGGCATGGCTGCCGCCACTCACATAACTGAGGCCGACTATGTGACGCCGGCGCAATACCACAATGCGATGGAACCCCATGCGGTGGTGGCTGAATGGGACGGCGATCGGGTAACGATCGACATGCCCAACCAGGCCATGGCGCTGAGCTGTGCCGCCTATGCCGCCTATTTCGGCATCCCCGCCGAGAATGTCCTGATCCGCTCACCTTTCCTGGGTGGCGGCTTCGGCTCGAAGGCAATCCTCAACGGTCCGCAGATCCTGGCCATACTGGCTGCGCGCATGCTCAGGCGTCCGGTGAAACTCGTGCTCACCCGGGCACAGATGTATGGCCCGGTCGGGCATCGCGGCCACACCTGGCAGAAGCTGCGCATCGGCACCGACAGCGAAGGTCGCCTCACCGCCCTGCATCACCACGCGGTTGCGGCCACGTCCAGCTTCGACGAATTTCTCGAGCCGTCGGCCAATGCCTCGCTGCCGCTCTATGAAAGCCCCGCCATCCTCGTCGAACATGAAGGCCTAAGGCTCGACACCGGCACCCCCGGGCCGATGCGCGCGCCCGGCGAGGCCTCGGGTTCAGCGGCGCTCGAAGTTGCGATGGACGAGGCCGCTGTCGCCTGCGGCATGGATCCGCTCGACTTCAGGCTGGCCAACTATGCGGAAACCGAGCCGGGTACCGGCAGGCCGTTTTCGTCCAAGGCGCTGCGGGAATGCTACTTCGAGGGCGCCAAACGCTTCGGCTGGGCCGGGCGGCCGATTGCCCCTCGCCAGATGCGCGACGAGAACGGTTTTCTCGTCGGCTGGGGCATGGGCACTGCGGTTTTCCATTGCCCGCATTTCCCGGCTGAAGCGCGCGCTACCTTGCGCGCCGACGGAACCGCCCTGGTGGAAACATCCGGCGCCGATATGGGCCAGGGCGCCTGGACGGCCCTTGTCCAGATCGCAGCCGAAGCGCTGGGGCTCGATCCTGAGCAGGTCGAGTTCCACTCCGGCGTATCGAGCCTGCCCGACGGCGGTATAGCCGGCGGTTCCGGGCATACGGCGAGCGCCGGCCTGGCTTTGAACAATGCAGGTGAGGATGCTATCGCCAGGCTCGCGGCTGTCGCCACTGCCGATCCGGCCTCGCCGCTGTTCGGCGCCGGCAACATCGGTGTCGTCGCCCAGTCAGGACGGCTCCATCGGCTTGACGATGAGGGCCGCAGCGAAAGTTATGTCGAGATCCTCGCGCGTGCCGGTCAGTCCGAAGTGATCGGCACAGCCAAGGCAGCGCGCGACCAGGAAAGCGCGGCACGTCACGCGATGTTCTCCCACGGCGCCGTCTTCGCTGAGGTCAAGATCGATCCTGATCTCGGGCAGATCCGCGCAACACGCCTGGTTGGTGCTTTCGCCGCCGGTCGCGTGATCAATCCCCGCCTCGTGCGCAGCCAATATTTCGGTGGCATGATATGGGGAACATCCTTTGCGCTGCACGAAGAGGCGATAACCGACCGCAGGACCGGCAGGATCATGAATGCCGACCTCGCCGAGTATCACGTGCCGGTCAACGCGGATGTGCCTTCTCTGGATGCGATCCTGATCCCGGAAGATGATCCCTACGTCAATCCGCTCGGCATCAAGGGCGTCGGCGAGATCGGCATCACCGGAACCGTCGGGGCTATCGCCAATGCGGTGTGGCACGCCACGGGCGTGCGCGTGCGCCGTTTCCCGATCCGCATCGAGGACCTCATTGACCGACCCTGA
- a CDS encoding fumarylacetoacetate hydrolase family protein — protein MTIDVFASGTFVGRVWNPSVAGPSLVMVRDGKLIDITSKTTPTMRDLLEREDAAEYVAQADGPVLASLAELLTQSGGDQDPQAVHLLAPNDLQAVKACGVTFARSMIERVIEERAAGNPDLATKIREKVVAIVGDSLRNLKAGSVEAARVKEALIEDGVWSQYLEVGIGPDAEVFSKAQVLSSVGHGADVGLHPISKWNNPEPEIVVVVNSAGTVKGATLGNDVNLRDVEGRSALLLGKAKDNNASCSIGPFIRLFDASYTIDDVRNAELRLKVAGEDGFVLDGRSSMKEISRDPLDLVSQTIGRHHQYPDGLALFMGTLFAPTEDRGTPGQGFTHKIGDVVTISNDQLGSLTNRVRLSTDCPPWVFGPSHLMRNLAARQLL, from the coding sequence GTGACAATCGATGTCTTCGCCAGCGGTACATTCGTCGGGCGGGTTTGGAATCCCTCCGTCGCAGGCCCCAGTCTGGTCATGGTCCGTGACGGCAAGCTGATCGACATCACGTCAAAAACCACACCGACGATGCGCGACCTGCTCGAACGCGAAGACGCCGCCGAGTATGTTGCGCAGGCCGACGGTCCGGTTCTGGCATCGCTGGCGGAGCTGCTGACGCAATCAGGGGGCGATCAGGATCCGCAGGCCGTGCATCTTCTGGCACCCAATGACCTTCAGGCCGTCAAGGCCTGCGGCGTAACCTTTGCGCGCTCGATGATCGAGCGTGTCATCGAGGAGCGCGCCGCCGGCAACCCGGACCTCGCCACCAAGATCCGGGAAAAGGTCGTTGCCATCGTCGGCGACAGCCTGCGCAATCTGAAAGCAGGCTCGGTCGAGGCGGCGAGGGTCAAGGAAGCGCTGATCGAGGACGGCGTCTGGTCGCAATATCTGGAGGTCGGGATAGGCCCGGACGCCGAGGTCTTCTCCAAGGCGCAGGTGCTTTCATCGGTCGGCCACGGCGCGGACGTCGGGCTTCACCCGATCTCGAAATGGAACAATCCCGAACCCGAAATCGTGGTTGTCGTGAACTCCGCTGGCACGGTGAAGGGGGCAACACTCGGCAACGACGTCAATCTGCGCGATGTCGAGGGGCGTTCGGCGCTGCTGCTCGGCAAAGCCAAGGACAACAACGCCTCCTGCTCGATCGGCCCCTTCATCAGGTTGTTCGACGCCTCCTACACGATCGATGACGTGCGCAATGCGGAATTGAGGCTGAAGGTGGCGGGCGAAGACGGCTTCGTGCTCGACGGCAGAAGCTCGATGAAGGAAATCAGCCGCGACCCGCTCGATCTCGTGTCGCAGACCATCGGCCGTCATCATCAGTATCCGGACGGCCTGGCGCTCTTCATGGGCACGCTTTTTGCCCCGACCGAGGATCGTGGGACGCCAGGGCAAGGTTTCACCCACAAGATCGGCGACGTCGTCACGATTTCCAATGACCAACTCGGCTCGCTGACGAACCGGGTCCGCCTCTCCACGGATTGTCCGCCGTGGGTTTTCGGGCCATCGCACCTCATGCGCAACCTGGCGGCACGACAGCTGCTTTGA